CTACCTCAACTGACATCCCTAGGCAGATGATAATGCACCATGAGTTAAATGGACAAATTcattttaatgtaataaatttatgtccttttcttttaatttaaactatcttttatgtatgtttttttttgcaATCACATGTTTCTTACTCTGtatcatatttttcaaatttatatttaattaattatccaATCAATACcttgttttctttaatcaatattaataataatgaaatatttgTTCATCACTAttagaattatattttattgattaaattcattttaaattttttgaattcaaaattccaatacctgtattttttatattgtatgTTAATACCCATAAAGCAATCAACTTCCATGCATAAATAAGAGGCAATTCCTCTTTTGGGGTCATCAACATACACACAAAACACTTGGGAAGATGGCTGAGAAACATGGACCAATTTTCACAATAAAACTTGGTTCATACAAAGTGCTGGTATTGAGTAGCTGGGAGATTGCCAAGGAGTGTTTTACTGTCCATGACAAAGCTTTCTCCACCAGGCCCTGTGTTGCCGCCTCAAAGCTAATGGGCTGCAAAACTGTGCCATGTTTGGCTTGCTCCTTATGGTCCTTACTGGCGTGAGATAAGGAAATTAGCCACTATTGAGCTTCTGTCTAACCACCGACTTGAACTGCTGAAGAACACAAGAAGAACAACTGAGTTAGAAGCTGCAACAAAATATCTCTACAAGTTATGGTCAAGAAAAGGTTGTCCAAAGGAAGGGGTTTTGGTAGATATGAAGCAGTGGTTTGGGGATTTAACTCACGATATTGTTCTGAGAATGGTTAGAGGGAAGCCAAATTATGGGGCTAGTGATGATTATGCAGAAGGTGAAGCAAGAAGGTACAAGAAAACTATGAGAGACTTCATGAGTTTGTTTGGGGTATTCGTGTTATCTGATGAGATTTATACTGAAATGTTTTTATATGTTAGATCTCCAACTTTATAAGTCATAGTCTTGATAAATCTTTATTTGTTACTTAATTAAACACAACTAACTATTCTATCTAAAACGTAAAAACTTAAATACGTGTTACTTGATCAAGATCGTGGATCATG
The sequence above is a segment of the Phaseolus vulgaris cultivar G19833 chromosome 2, P. vulgaris v2.0, whole genome shotgun sequence genome. Coding sequences within it:
- the LOC137809859 gene encoding LOW QUALITY PROTEIN: xanthotoxin 5-hydroxylase CYP82C2-like (The sequence of the model RefSeq protein was modified relative to this genomic sequence to represent the inferred CDS: inserted 1 base in 1 codon; deleted 2 bases in 1 codon) — translated: MHATGNQLPCINKRQFLFWGHQHTHKTLGKMAEKHGPIFTIKLGSYKVLVLSSWEIAKECFTVHDKAFSTRPCVAASKLMGQNCAMFGXAPYGPYWREIRKLATIELLSNHRLELLKNTRRTTELEAATKYLYKLWSRKGCPKEGVLVDMKQWFGDLTHDIVLRMVRGKPNYGASDDYAEGEARRYKKTMRDFMSLFGVFVLSDEIYTEMFLYVRSPTL